The proteins below come from a single Caulobacter flavus genomic window:
- a CDS encoding tryptophan halogenase family protein, translated as MSGAIRNIVVVGGGTAGWMTAAALAQTVGTRRYSITLVESEQIGTVGVGEATIPMILLFNKVLGLDEDVFIRETNATFKLGIEFVDWRRLGHRYFHPFGLYGADMDGVGFQHFWLRWARESGDWRYDAFNAETLAAADGRFMRTAPTPNLPKINYAFQFDAALYAAFLRRYAEARGVVRVEGKIAGVERDGESGHVSRLVLDDGRAIEGDFFVDCSGFRGLLIEETLGAGYDDWSRWLPCNRAAAMPCERAGELTPYTRATAREAGWQWRIPLQHRTGNGYVFCDAFIAEDEAVRRLGERLDGAAMADARILKFTAGRRRRSWIGNVLAIGLSSGFLEPLESTSIHLVQAAVAKLLTLFPKTGFDPIVVDKFNREMALEYEQVRDFIIAHYKVGERDDTPFWRWCRDMVPPDSLAQRLEVFRTRGEVLIDQKELFKETNWFAILAGQGLLPDDYHAVADTLSSEELRLRMGRIQAAINERVAGMPPHDVYLDKAGLLGAAARAARSVPV; from the coding sequence GTGAGCGGGGCGATCCGAAACATCGTCGTCGTCGGGGGCGGTACGGCCGGCTGGATGACGGCGGCGGCGTTGGCTCAGACCGTTGGGACGCGTCGCTACTCGATCACCCTGGTCGAGTCGGAACAGATCGGCACGGTCGGGGTGGGCGAGGCGACCATCCCAATGATCCTGCTGTTCAACAAGGTGCTGGGTCTCGACGAGGACGTCTTCATCCGCGAGACCAACGCCACGTTCAAGCTGGGCATCGAGTTCGTCGACTGGCGGCGCCTGGGGCATCGCTACTTCCATCCTTTCGGCCTGTACGGCGCCGACATGGACGGCGTCGGCTTCCAGCATTTCTGGCTGCGCTGGGCGCGCGAGAGCGGCGACTGGCGCTACGACGCCTTCAACGCCGAGACGCTGGCGGCGGCCGACGGACGGTTCATGCGCACGGCGCCGACCCCGAACCTGCCCAAGATCAACTACGCCTTCCAGTTCGACGCGGCGCTCTATGCCGCTTTCCTGCGGCGCTACGCCGAGGCCAGGGGCGTGGTCCGCGTCGAGGGCAAGATCGCCGGGGTGGAGCGCGACGGCGAAAGCGGTCACGTCTCGCGGCTGGTGCTCGACGACGGCAGGGCGATCGAAGGCGACTTCTTCGTCGACTGCTCGGGCTTCCGGGGCCTGCTGATCGAAGAGACGCTGGGCGCGGGCTATGACGACTGGAGCCGCTGGCTGCCCTGCAATCGCGCGGCCGCCATGCCCTGTGAACGCGCCGGCGAACTGACGCCCTACACCCGGGCAACGGCCCGCGAGGCCGGCTGGCAATGGCGGATCCCGCTGCAGCACCGCACCGGCAACGGCTATGTGTTCTGCGACGCCTTCATCGCCGAGGACGAGGCCGTGCGCAGGCTGGGCGAGCGGCTGGACGGCGCGGCCATGGCCGACGCCAGGATTCTGAAGTTCACCGCCGGACGCCGCCGCAGGAGCTGGATCGGCAACGTTCTGGCCATCGGCCTGTCGAGCGGTTTCCTGGAGCCTCTGGAGTCGACCAGCATCCACCTGGTCCAGGCCGCCGTCGCCAAGCTGCTGACGCTGTTTCCGAAGACCGGCTTCGATCCCATCGTCGTCGACAAGTTCAATCGCGAGATGGCGCTGGAGTACGAGCAGGTCCGCGACTTCATCATCGCCCACTACAAGGTCGGCGAGCGTGACGACACGCCGTTCTGGCGCTGGTGCCGCGACATGGTTCCGCCCGACAGCCTGGCCCAGCGGTTGGAGGTGTTCCGCACGCGCGGCGAGGTGCTGATCGATCAGAAGGAGCTGTTCAAGGAGACCAACTGGTTCGCCATACTGGCGGGGCAGGGGCTGTTGCCCGACGACTATCACGCCGTGGCCGACACCCTGTCGTCCGAGGAACTGCGCCTGCGCATGGGCCGCATCCAGGCGGCGATCAACGAGCGGGTGGCCGGCATGCCGCCGCACGACGTCTATCTCGACAAAGCCGGCCTGCTGGGTGCGGCGGCCCGCGCCGCCAGGAGCGTCCCGGTCTGA
- a CDS encoding DUF5597 domain-containing protein: MAALTAATMASAEIPRLEKHGTSARLVVDGKPMLILGGELGNSSASSRAYMAAHWPRLKAMHLNTVLAPVSWELIEPKEGVYDFSSVDDLLADARAQDMKLVLLWFGAWKNSMSTYVPAWVKRDQARFPRVRAQDGSTVEILSAFSEDTRAADAKAYAALLAHLKTVDSDRNTVLMVQVENEIGMLPSAREHGTAADVAYAGQVPAALIRKLKTGGEAMEPELRDLWKRNGSKEKGTWAAVFGGDEAGQEVFTAWSYARYAEGVTAAGKAAYPLPMYVNAALNRTGKKPGEYPSGGPLPHLLDVWKAGAPSLDLLSPDIYFPNFNDLAARFVRPDNALFVPEANNASAPETPANAFYAFGKLDALGFSPFAIESVNAEEHRAIAGAYDVLRQLTPALLAAQGKGTMAGFKPRILEDGTVLDAPVSQVMGDYRFEVGFIDPWTPKAAQKPGAHGGLIIQAGPEEYLIAGRGIVVTFAGAGKGPPLAGIDKAEEGVFDPEGRWVPRRLLNGDQTHQGRHIRLAPDQFQIQRVKFYRYR, encoded by the coding sequence ATGGCGGCGCTGACGGCGGCGACCATGGCGTCGGCCGAGATCCCCCGCCTCGAAAAGCACGGGACCTCGGCTCGTCTGGTCGTCGACGGCAAGCCTATGCTGATCCTGGGCGGCGAACTGGGCAATTCCAGCGCTTCCAGCCGGGCTTACATGGCGGCTCATTGGCCACGCCTGAAGGCGATGCACCTCAACACCGTGTTGGCCCCCGTCTCCTGGGAACTGATCGAGCCCAAGGAGGGCGTCTACGACTTCTCCAGCGTCGACGACCTTCTTGCCGACGCCCGCGCCCAGGACATGAAGCTGGTCCTGCTGTGGTTCGGGGCCTGGAAGAACAGCATGTCGACCTACGTTCCGGCCTGGGTGAAGCGTGACCAGGCCCGCTTCCCACGTGTGCGGGCGCAGGACGGCTCGACCGTCGAGATCCTGTCGGCTTTTTCCGAAGACACCCGAGCCGCCGACGCCAAGGCCTACGCCGCCCTGCTGGCCCACCTGAAGACGGTGGATAGCGACCGCAACACCGTCCTGATGGTTCAGGTCGAAAACGAGATCGGCATGTTGCCCTCGGCGCGCGAGCACGGCACGGCGGCCGATGTGGCCTATGCCGGCCAGGTTCCGGCCGCCCTGATCCGGAAGTTGAAGACCGGCGGCGAGGCGATGGAGCCGGAGCTGCGCGATCTCTGGAAGCGCAATGGAAGCAAGGAAAAGGGGACCTGGGCCGCCGTGTTCGGCGGCGACGAGGCCGGACAGGAGGTGTTCACCGCCTGGTCCTACGCCCGCTACGCCGAAGGCGTCACCGCCGCTGGCAAGGCGGCCTATCCGCTGCCGATGTACGTCAACGCCGCGCTGAACCGCACGGGCAAGAAGCCGGGCGAATATCCCAGCGGCGGGCCGCTGCCGCACCTGCTCGACGTCTGGAAGGCCGGCGCGCCCAGCCTCGACCTGCTGTCGCCCGACATCTATTTCCCGAACTTCAACGACCTGGCCGCGCGTTTCGTGCGGCCCGACAACGCGCTGTTCGTGCCCGAGGCCAACAACGCCAGCGCTCCGGAAACGCCAGCCAACGCCTTCTACGCCTTCGGCAAGCTCGACGCCCTGGGCTTCTCGCCCTTCGCCATCGAGAGCGTCAACGCCGAGGAGCACAGGGCCATCGCCGGCGCCTACGACGTTCTGCGCCAGCTGACGCCGGCGTTGCTGGCGGCCCAGGGCAAAGGGACCATGGCCGGCTTCAAGCCGCGGATCCTCGAGGACGGGACCGTGCTGGACGCGCCGGTCAGTCAGGTGATGGGCGACTATCGCTTCGAGGTCGGCTTCATCGACCCGTGGACGCCGAAGGCCGCGCAGAAGCCCGGCGCCCATGGCGGACTGATCATCCAGGCGGGACCGGAGGAGTATCTGATCGCCGGTCGAGGCATCGTCGTCACCTTCGCCGGAGCCGGCAAGGGGCCGCCGCTGGCGGGGATCGACAAGGCCGAGGAGGGCGTGTTCGATCCGGAGGGGCGCTGGGTTCCCCGCCGCCTGCTCAACGGCGACCAGACCCACCAGGGCCGGCACATCCGCCTGGCTCCCGACCAGTTTCAGATCCAGCGGGTGAAGTTCTACCGCTATCGCTGA
- a CDS encoding TonB-dependent receptor plug domain-containing protein: protein MKTQILGASALALTSALWGAAAVAGPAPEPAAPDAASVEGVIVTGTRQSGVRAVDSAAPVQVIGDEALARTGQIDLRLAISNLVPSFTAQAFGGDAANLTLSARLRGVSANQTLVLINGKRRHGTANLAVLAGAYQGSAAADLNFIPTASIARIEVLTDGAAAQYGNDAIAGVINIILKDDDHGGTASATGGAYYESDGETYSLSANAGFAPAPGVHVNVTLENRFHDFSFRGAPDARIIAPAAVAANPSWPSALPGYPYVNRIAGDARYQLTAGTVSAGWKASEALEVYGFGTYGVKKATAYENYRLPNRLPAIYPKGFSPMLETLETDYALTGGIKGQALGGWRYDLSSTYGRDDHEVRVRKSANLQLYADTGAAPTEFHAGDFISSQWTNNLDVSREFEVGWASPLTLALGAEQRNERYEIQAGDAAARYKSGSQSYPGFALTDAGKHKRDSWALYADLAASPVENLKLDFAVRHEDFSDFGSADIAKLTGRYDFSPAFAVRGTVSSGFRAPTLAELYYSATNVSPTTAFVQLPPGSPGARLLGLDGLDPEKSTNLSLGIVAEPLPRVSLTIDAYQIKIEDRIVGSGALYGKIGGSVVNAAITNAITANGNVLDPTVGTTGINLFSNGLDTRTRGVEILATTWTDLGDLGKIDWTLGVNVNQTKVTRIATPPSGLGSAVLYDRAAIAFLEHASPRYKANLTGVYARDRWTVNLTNTLYGPAWAYTNVNGTYFKDRIKTHLITDLELAYAVTDSVKAAIGANNLFDIYPETLNPAGTAASIAAGNPGVALYPSFSPFGINGGYYYARVTYSF, encoded by the coding sequence ATGAAAACCCAAATTCTGGGCGCGTCGGCGCTCGCCTTGACGTCGGCCCTGTGGGGCGCGGCCGCCGTCGCCGGACCCGCGCCGGAGCCCGCCGCGCCCGACGCCGCCTCGGTCGAGGGCGTGATCGTCACCGGCACCCGCCAGAGCGGCGTGCGGGCAGTCGATAGCGCCGCGCCGGTGCAGGTGATCGGAGACGAGGCCCTGGCCCGCACCGGCCAGATCGATCTGCGCCTGGCGATCAGCAATCTCGTGCCCTCGTTCACGGCCCAGGCCTTCGGCGGCGACGCGGCCAACCTGACCTTGTCGGCCCGTCTGCGCGGGGTCAGCGCCAACCAGACCCTGGTGCTGATCAACGGCAAGCGCCGCCATGGCACCGCTAACCTCGCCGTGCTGGCCGGCGCCTACCAGGGCTCAGCGGCGGCCGACCTCAACTTCATCCCGACGGCGTCGATCGCCCGGATCGAGGTGCTGACCGACGGCGCGGCGGCCCAGTACGGCAACGACGCCATCGCTGGCGTCATCAACATCATCCTCAAGGACGACGACCACGGCGGAACCGCTTCGGCCACGGGCGGCGCCTACTACGAGAGCGACGGCGAGACCTACAGCCTGTCGGCCAACGCCGGCTTCGCCCCGGCGCCGGGCGTTCATGTCAACGTCACGCTGGAGAACCGCTTCCACGACTTCAGCTTCCGTGGCGCGCCTGACGCACGGATCATCGCCCCCGCCGCGGTCGCCGCCAATCCGAGCTGGCCGTCGGCCCTGCCCGGCTATCCGTACGTGAACCGTATAGCCGGCGACGCCCGCTACCAGCTGACGGCCGGCACGGTGTCGGCCGGCTGGAAGGCCAGCGAGGCGCTGGAGGTCTATGGCTTCGGCACCTACGGCGTGAAGAAGGCCACGGCCTACGAGAACTATCGCCTGCCCAATCGCCTGCCGGCGATCTACCCCAAGGGCTTCAGTCCGATGCTGGAGACGCTGGAGACCGACTACGCCCTGACCGGCGGGATCAAGGGCCAGGCTCTGGGCGGCTGGCGCTACGATCTCTCCAGCACCTATGGCCGCGACGACCACGAGGTGCGGGTGCGCAAGTCGGCCAACCTGCAGCTCTATGCCGACACCGGCGCGGCCCCGACCGAGTTCCACGCCGGCGACTTCATCTCCAGCCAGTGGACCAACAATCTGGACGTCAGCCGCGAGTTCGAAGTCGGTTGGGCCTCGCCGCTGACGCTGGCGCTGGGCGCCGAGCAGCGCAACGAGCGCTACGAAATCCAGGCCGGCGACGCGGCGGCGCGCTACAAGTCCGGCTCGCAGTCCTATCCCGGCTTCGCCCTGACCGACGCCGGCAAGCACAAGCGCGACAGCTGGGCGCTCTATGCCGACCTCGCCGCCTCGCCGGTCGAGAACCTGAAGCTCGACTTCGCCGTCCGCCACGAGGACTTCAGCGACTTCGGCTCGGCCGACATCGCCAAGCTGACCGGACGCTACGACTTCTCCCCGGCCTTCGCGGTGCGCGGCACGGTCAGCAGCGGCTTCCGTGCCCCGACGCTGGCGGAACTCTACTACTCGGCCACCAACGTCTCGCCGACCACCGCCTTCGTGCAGCTGCCGCCGGGCTCGCCGGGCGCCAGGCTCCTGGGCCTGGACGGCCTGGATCCCGAGAAGTCGACAAATCTCAGCCTCGGCATCGTGGCCGAGCCCCTGCCCCGCGTCTCTCTGACCATCGACGCCTACCAGATCAAGATCGAGGACCGCATCGTCGGCAGCGGCGCGCTCTACGGCAAGATCGGCGGCTCGGTGGTCAATGCGGCGATCACCAACGCCATCACGGCGAACGGCAACGTGCTCGACCCCACCGTCGGCACCACCGGCATCAACCTGTTTTCCAACGGCCTGGACACCCGCACCCGCGGCGTCGAGATCCTGGCCACCACCTGGACCGACCTGGGCGATCTCGGGAAGATCGACTGGACCCTGGGGGTCAACGTCAACCAGACCAAGGTAACGCGGATCGCCACGCCGCCCTCGGGCCTGGGCAGCGCCGTGCTCTACGACCGCGCGGCGATCGCGTTCCTTGAGCACGCCTCGCCCCGCTACAAGGCCAACCTGACGGGCGTCTACGCCAGGGACCGCTGGACGGTGAACCTGACCAACACGCTCTACGGTCCGGCCTGGGCCTACACCAACGTCAATGGGACCTACTTCAAGGACCGCATCAAGACGCACCTGATCACCGACCTGGAGCTGGCCTACGCGGTCACCGACAGCGTCAAGGCCGCGATCGGGGCCAACAACCTATTCGACATCTATCCTGAGACCCTGAACCCGGCGGGTACGGCCGCATCGATCGCGGCCGGCAATCCGGGGGTGGCGCTCTATCCCAGCTTCTCGCCGTTCGGGATCAACGGCGGATACTACTACGCCCGCGTGACCTACAGCTTCTGA
- a CDS encoding Rid family hydrolase: MIRKLAFALLLASAFATTAAAAEIRRAPSSGAIAITPSVAVPAGTELVFLSGALPTIADKAKPGTTEEQTRSVLSKLEAALKAEGLGHGDVVKATVFLVGDPAKGGEIDFAGLNKAWSEAFGTAAQPNRPARSTVKVAGLVLPGALVEIEFVAAKTR; this comes from the coding sequence ATGATCCGCAAGCTCGCCTTCGCCCTGCTGCTCGCCTCGGCTTTCGCCACGACCGCGGCAGCGGCCGAAATCCGCCGCGCGCCGTCGTCCGGCGCGATCGCCATCACCCCCTCGGTCGCGGTGCCCGCCGGAACCGAGCTCGTCTTTCTCAGCGGCGCCCTGCCGACCATCGCCGACAAGGCCAAACCCGGCACGACCGAGGAACAGACCCGTTCGGTCCTTTCCAAGCTGGAGGCGGCGCTGAAGGCCGAGGGCCTGGGTCATGGCGACGTGGTCAAGGCCACCGTCTTCCTGGTCGGCGATCCGGCCAAGGGCGGCGAGATCGACTTCGCCGGCCTCAACAAGGCCTGGAGCGAGGCGTTCGGTACGGCCGCCCAGCCCAACAGGCCGGCGCGCAGCACGGTGAAGGTGGCCGGTCTCGTCCTGCCCGGCGCCCTGGTCGAGATCGAGTTCGTCGCCGCCAAGACCCGCTGA